A single region of the Eulemur rufifrons isolate Redbay chromosome 8, OSU_ERuf_1, whole genome shotgun sequence genome encodes:
- the ZNF687 gene encoding zinc finger protein 687 isoform X2 — translation MGDMKTPDFDDLLAAFDIPDLDANEAIHSGPEESEGPGGPGKPEPSVGSESGDTEAASAGNDRGVPAQASDHGLPQPDISIVSVIVKNTVCPEQSEALAEGSEGDGAQAVGLIKEGSVEPHPMQNGFGGSEPSLPGNPHSPAPPTEGTWKEKAMEGKAPLDLFANFGPEPAEHPDPLPPSAPSPPQEGAVTTPPFPSPFELAPENGPGLLSSGSSPPLGALKQGSCSPPQPQGLAQGASGSSPKAANIPASASPPRVAGVPFFKQSPEHESPPASPKVPSCRPLKEEDDEGPVDKSPRGSPHSPSSGAEAADEDSNDSPASSSSSRPLKVRIKTIKTSCGSITRTVTRVPSDPDPPVPLVEGAFLAEASLLKLSPATPTPEGPKVVSVQLGDGTRLKGTVLPVATIQNASTAMLMAASVARKAVVLPGGTATSPKTIAKNVLSLVPQALSKVEARAGLGTGGQKVNGASVVMVQPSKTATGPGSGAGTVISRTQSSLVEAFNKVLNSKSLLPAYRPNLSPPAEAGLALPPTGYRCLECGDAFSLEKSLARHYDRRSMRIEVTCNHCARRLVFFNKCSLLLHAREHKDKGLIMQCSHLVMRPVALDQMVGQPDITPLLPVAVPPVPGPLVLPALGKGEGAITSSTIITIAAEAPILPLSAEPPAAPATSAYTCFRCLECKEQCRDKAGMAAHFQQLGPPAPGTTSTGLLSPGTCLSEGLLGSSPISPAASLSPVVLADSALRCPSCAVVFGGMNSVKSHIQASHCEVFHKCPICPMAFKSAPSAHAHLYSQHPSFLTQQAKMIYKCGMCDTVYTHKPLLTSHFDQHVLPQRVSVFKCPSCPLLFAQKRTMLEHLKSTHQSGHVGEEPAGKGAGGALLTPKTEPEELAVSQGGAAPATEESSSSSEEEELPSSPERPRPTKRPRREVGSKGIKGGGGGSGGGSGGGGGGDGGGSGGGGGSSGWTCGLCHSWFPERDEYVAHMKKEHGKSVKKFPCRLCERSFCSAPSLRRHVRVNHEGIKRVYPCRYCTEGKRTFSSRLILEKHVQVRHGLQLGPQSPGRGNALARGPGARAQGTGRKRRQSSDSCSEEPDSTTPPAKSPRGGPGLGGHGPLRYRSSGPVEQSLAIGLRVGGGAQQCLDCGLCFASPGSLSRHRFISHKKRRGVSRAGALGLGDGEEEAPPLSKSDPDGGDSPLPASAGPLTCKVCGKSCDSPLNLKTHFRTHGMAFIRARQGGSGDN, via the exons ATGGGGGACATGAAGACCCCTGATTTCGATGACCTCCTTGCTGCCTTTGACATCCCTGACCTTGATGCGAATGAAGCCATCCACTCTGGGCCAGAAGAAAGTGAGGGGCCAGGAGGCCCAGGGAAGCCAGAACCCAGTGTGGGAAGCGAATCTGGAGACACAGAAGCAGCCTCTGCTGGGAATGACCGTGGGGTTCCAGCCCAGGCTTCTGACCATGGCCTGCCACAGCCAGACATTTCCATAGTCAGCGTCATAGTCAAGAACACTGTGTGTCCTGAGCAGTCTGAGGCCCTGGCTGAGGGTTCAGAAGGGGACGGGGCCCAGGCTGTGGGGTTGATTAAGGAAGGGTCTGTGGAGCCTCATCCAATGCAAAATGGTTTTGGGGGCTCTGAGCCATCCCTCCCAGGAAACCCTCACTCTCCAGCTCCTCCCACTGAGGGTACCTGGAAAGAAAAAGCCATGGAAGGCAAAGCTCCCTTGGACCTCTTTGCGAATTTTGGGCCCGAGCCAGCGGAGCACCCAGATCCCCTACCTCCATCTGCACCCTCCCCTCCTCAGGAAGGGGCCGTGAccacccctcctttcccctctccctttgAGCTGGCCCCGGAGAATGGCCCAGGCCTGCTGTCATCTGGTTCTTCCCCACCACTGGGGGCCTTGAAACAGGGCAGCTGCAGCCCCCCTCAGCCCCAGGGTCTAGCCCAGGGAGCCTCAGGCTCTAGCCCTAAAGCCGCGAACATCCCTGCCAGCGCCTCGCCTCCCCGGGTTGCTGGAGTGCCCTTCTTCAAGCAGTCTCCAGAGCATGAgagccctcctgcctcccccaaaGTACCTAGCTGTAGGCCCCTGAAGGAAGAAGATGATGAGGGGCCGGTGGACAAGTCTCCCCGGGGAAGTCCCCATAGTCCTTCTAGTGGAGCCGAGGCTGCAGATGAAGACAGCAATGactcccctgcctcctccagctcctctaGGCCTCTTAAAGTGCGGATCAAGACCATTAAGACATCCTGCGGGAGTATCACAAGGACTGTAACCCGGGTCCCCTCAGACCCTGATCCCCCTGTCCCCTTGGTTGAGGGGGCCTTCCTGGCTGAGGCTAGCCTCCTGAAGCTGTCCCCTGCAACACCAACCCCTGAGGGTCCAAAGGTGGTGAGCGTACAGTTGGGTGATGGTACGAGGCTGAAGGGCACCGTGCTCCCTGTGGCCACCATCCAGAACGCCAGTACTGCCATGCTGATGGCAGCCAGTGTGGCCCGCAAAGCTGTGGTTCTGCCTGGGGGGACCGCCACCAGTCCTAAGACGATTGCTAAGAATGTGCTGAGCCTGGTACCCCAAGCCCTGTCCAAGGTTGAGGcgcgggcagggctggggacaggggggcAGAAGGTGAATGGTGCCTCGGTGGTGATGGTGCAGCCTTCAAAGACGGCCACTGGGCCAGGTTCCGGGGCCGGCACGGTGATCTCACGGACCCAGTCCAGCCTGGTGGAGGCCTTCAACAAGGTCCTCAACAGCAAGAGCCTGCTGCCTGCCTACAGGCCAAACCTGAGCCCACCGGCAGAGGCTGGTTTGGCCCTGCCGCCAACGGGCTACCGCTGCCTCGAGTGTGGGGACGCCTTCTCGCTGGAGAAGAGTCTGGCACGGCACTATGACCGCCGGAGCATGCGCATCGAGGTCACCTGCAACCACTGTGCCCGCCGCCTGGTCTTCTTTAACAAGTGCAGTCTGCTCCTGCACGCCCGCGAGCACAAGGACAAGGGCCTCATCATGCAGTGCTCGCATTTGGTCATGAGGCCTGTGGCCCTTGACCAGATGGTGGGGCAGCCGGACATCACGCCCCTGCTACCTGTGGCTGTCCCACCTGTCCCTGGACCTCTGGTCTTGCCTGCCTTAGGCAAGGGTGAGGGGGCCATCACCTCCTCTACCATTATAACAATTGCTGCTGAGGCCCCTATTCTGCCGCTCTCAGCAGAGCCTCCTGCTGCCCCTGCCACCTCTGCTTACACGTGCTTTCGCTGCCTGGAGTGCAAGGAGCAGTGCCGGGACAAGGCTGGCATGGCAGCCCACTTCCAGCAGCTCGGACCTCCTGCCCCTGGGACCACTAGCACT GGTCTCCTGTCTCCTGGCACCTGCCTTTCAGAGGGCCTCTTGGGGAGCTCTCCCATCTCTCCTGCTGCATCCCTCAGCCCTGTCGTGTTGGCAGACTCAGCCCTGAG GTGCCCCAGCTGTGCAGTGGTGTTTGGGGGTATGAATTCTGTCAAGTCCCACATCCAGGCGTCGCACTGCGAGGTTTTCCACAAGTGCCCCATCTGCCCCATGGCCTTCAAGTCTGCACCCAGCGCCCATGCCCACCTCTACAGCCAGCATCCTAGCTTCCTCACGCAGCAGGCCAA GATGATCTACAAGTGCGGCATGTGTGATACGGTCTACACTCACAAACCCCTCCTCACCTCTCACTTTGACCAGCACGTGCTCCCCCAGCGTGTCAGTGTCTTTAAGTGCCCATCTTGTCCTCTGCTCTTTGCCCAAAAAAGGACCATGCTGGAACATCTCAAG AGCACCCATCAGTCTGGGCACGTGGGGGAGGAGCCTGCTGGGAAAGGAGCTGGGGGTGCCCTTCTGACCCCCAAGACTGAGCCCGAGGAGCTGGCTGTGTCTCAGGGGGGCGCGGCCCCTGCTACTGAGGAATCATCTTCATCTTCAGAGGAGGAGGAACTACCCAGCTCCCCTGAGCGTCCCCGCCCAACCAAACGGCCCCGGCGGGAAGTAGGGAGCAAAGGCATcaagggtgggggtggtggcagcGGTGGCGGcagtggtggtggcggtggtggcgatggtggtggcagtggtggcggTGGCGGCAGCAGCGGCTGGACCTGTGGCCTTTGTCACTCCTGGTTCCCTGAGCGTGATGAATATGTGGCTCACATGAAGAAGGAGCATGGCAAG TCAGTGAAGAAGTTTCCCTGTCGCCTGTGTGAGCGCTCCTTCTGCTCTGCCCCCAGCCTGAGGCGCCACGTCAGAGTCAATCACGAGGGAATCAAGCGAGTGTACCCATGCAG GTATTGCACAGAGGGAAAGCGCACCTTCAGCAGCCGCCTGATCCTGGAGAAACATGTCCAGGTCCGGCATGGCTTGCAGCTTGGGCCCCAGTCCCCTGGCCGGGGGAATGCCCTGGCTCGCGGTCCCGGTGCCAGAGCCCAG GGGACAGGTCGGAAACGCCGCCAGTCTTCTGACTCTTGCAGTGAGGAGCCTGACAGCACAACACCGCCTGCCAAGTCCCCCAGAGGAGGACCCGGGTTGGGAGGCCATGGCCCCCTGCGCTACCGAAGCAGTGGACCGGTGGAACAGAGCCTTGCCATCGGGTTGCGGGTGGGGGGTGGTGCCCAGCAGTGCCTCGACTGTGGCTTGTGCTTTGCCTCTCCTGGCTCCCTGAGCCGGCACCGTTTCATCAGCCACAAGAAGAGACGGGGTGTGAGTAGAGCCGGTGCCCTGGGGCTGGGCGATGGGGAGGAAGAGGCCCCCCCTCTGTCAAAGTCTGACCCAGATGGTGGAGATTCACCCTTGCCTGCTTCTGCAGGCCCTCTGACCTGTAAGGTCTGTGGCAAGAGCTGCGACAGCCCTCTCAACCTCAAGACCCATTTCCGCACGCATGGCATGGCGTTCATCAGGGCTCGGCAAGGGGGCAGTGGGGACAACTAG
- the ZNF687 gene encoding zinc finger protein 687 isoform X3: protein MGDMKTPDFDDLLAAFDIPDLDANEAIHSGPEESEGPGGPGKPEPSVGSESGDTEAASAGNDRGVPAQASDHGLPQPDISIVSVIVKNTVCPEQSEALAEGSEGDGAQAVGLIKEGSVEPHPMQNGFGGSEPSLPGNPHSPAPPTEGTWKEKAMEGKAPLDLFANFGPEPAEHPDPLPPSAPSPPQEGAVTTPPFPSPFELAPENGPGLLSSGSSPPLGALKQGSCSPPQPQGLAQGASGSSPKAANIPASASPPRVAGVPFFKQSPEHESPPASPKVPSCRPLKEEDDEGPVDKSPRGSPHSPSSGAEAADEDSNDSPASSSSSRPLKVRIKTIKTSCGSITRTVTRVPSDPDPPVPLVEGAFLAEASLLKLSPATPTPEGPKVVSVQLGDGTRLKGTVLPVATIQNASTAMLMAASVARKAVVLPGGTATSPKTIAKNVLSLVPQALSKVEARAGLGTGGQKVNGASVVMVQPSKTATGPGSGAGTVISRTQSSLVEAFNKVLNSKSLLPAYRPNLSPPAEAGLALPPTGYRCLECGDAFSLEKSLARHYDRRSMRIEVTCNHCARRLVFFNKCSLLLHAREHKDKGLIMQCSHLVMRPVALDQMVGQPDITPLLPVAVPPVPGPLVLPALGKGEGAITSSTIITIAAEAPILPLSAEPPAAPATSAYTCFRCLECKEQCRDKAGMAAHFQQLGPPAPGTTSTVCPTCPMMLPNGCSFSAHQRMHKSRPPHVCPECGGNFLQANFQTHLREACLHFSRRVGYRMIYKCGMCDTVYTHKPLLTSHFDQHVLPQRVSVFKCPSCPLLFAQKRTMLEHLKSTHQSGHVGEEPAGKGAGGALLTPKTEPEELAVSQGGAAPATEESSSSSEEEELPSSPERPRPTKRPRREVGSKGIKGGGGGSGGGSGGGGGGDGGGSGGGGGSSGWTCGLCHSWFPERDEYVAHMKKEHGKSVKKFPCRLCERSFCSAPSLRRHVRVNHEGIKRVYPCRYCTEGKRTFSSRLILEKHVQVRHGLQLGPQSPGRGNALARGPGARAQGTGRKRRQSSDSCSEEPDSTTPPAKSPRGGPGLGGHGPLRYRSSGPVEQSLAIGLRVGGGAQQCLDCGLCFASPGSLSRHRFISHKKRRGVSRAGALGLGDGEEEAPPLSKSDPDGGDSPLPASAGPLTCKVCGKSCDSPLNLKTHFRTHGMAFIRARQGGSGDN from the exons ATGGGGGACATGAAGACCCCTGATTTCGATGACCTCCTTGCTGCCTTTGACATCCCTGACCTTGATGCGAATGAAGCCATCCACTCTGGGCCAGAAGAAAGTGAGGGGCCAGGAGGCCCAGGGAAGCCAGAACCCAGTGTGGGAAGCGAATCTGGAGACACAGAAGCAGCCTCTGCTGGGAATGACCGTGGGGTTCCAGCCCAGGCTTCTGACCATGGCCTGCCACAGCCAGACATTTCCATAGTCAGCGTCATAGTCAAGAACACTGTGTGTCCTGAGCAGTCTGAGGCCCTGGCTGAGGGTTCAGAAGGGGACGGGGCCCAGGCTGTGGGGTTGATTAAGGAAGGGTCTGTGGAGCCTCATCCAATGCAAAATGGTTTTGGGGGCTCTGAGCCATCCCTCCCAGGAAACCCTCACTCTCCAGCTCCTCCCACTGAGGGTACCTGGAAAGAAAAAGCCATGGAAGGCAAAGCTCCCTTGGACCTCTTTGCGAATTTTGGGCCCGAGCCAGCGGAGCACCCAGATCCCCTACCTCCATCTGCACCCTCCCCTCCTCAGGAAGGGGCCGTGAccacccctcctttcccctctccctttgAGCTGGCCCCGGAGAATGGCCCAGGCCTGCTGTCATCTGGTTCTTCCCCACCACTGGGGGCCTTGAAACAGGGCAGCTGCAGCCCCCCTCAGCCCCAGGGTCTAGCCCAGGGAGCCTCAGGCTCTAGCCCTAAAGCCGCGAACATCCCTGCCAGCGCCTCGCCTCCCCGGGTTGCTGGAGTGCCCTTCTTCAAGCAGTCTCCAGAGCATGAgagccctcctgcctcccccaaaGTACCTAGCTGTAGGCCCCTGAAGGAAGAAGATGATGAGGGGCCGGTGGACAAGTCTCCCCGGGGAAGTCCCCATAGTCCTTCTAGTGGAGCCGAGGCTGCAGATGAAGACAGCAATGactcccctgcctcctccagctcctctaGGCCTCTTAAAGTGCGGATCAAGACCATTAAGACATCCTGCGGGAGTATCACAAGGACTGTAACCCGGGTCCCCTCAGACCCTGATCCCCCTGTCCCCTTGGTTGAGGGGGCCTTCCTGGCTGAGGCTAGCCTCCTGAAGCTGTCCCCTGCAACACCAACCCCTGAGGGTCCAAAGGTGGTGAGCGTACAGTTGGGTGATGGTACGAGGCTGAAGGGCACCGTGCTCCCTGTGGCCACCATCCAGAACGCCAGTACTGCCATGCTGATGGCAGCCAGTGTGGCCCGCAAAGCTGTGGTTCTGCCTGGGGGGACCGCCACCAGTCCTAAGACGATTGCTAAGAATGTGCTGAGCCTGGTACCCCAAGCCCTGTCCAAGGTTGAGGcgcgggcagggctggggacaggggggcAGAAGGTGAATGGTGCCTCGGTGGTGATGGTGCAGCCTTCAAAGACGGCCACTGGGCCAGGTTCCGGGGCCGGCACGGTGATCTCACGGACCCAGTCCAGCCTGGTGGAGGCCTTCAACAAGGTCCTCAACAGCAAGAGCCTGCTGCCTGCCTACAGGCCAAACCTGAGCCCACCGGCAGAGGCTGGTTTGGCCCTGCCGCCAACGGGCTACCGCTGCCTCGAGTGTGGGGACGCCTTCTCGCTGGAGAAGAGTCTGGCACGGCACTATGACCGCCGGAGCATGCGCATCGAGGTCACCTGCAACCACTGTGCCCGCCGCCTGGTCTTCTTTAACAAGTGCAGTCTGCTCCTGCACGCCCGCGAGCACAAGGACAAGGGCCTCATCATGCAGTGCTCGCATTTGGTCATGAGGCCTGTGGCCCTTGACCAGATGGTGGGGCAGCCGGACATCACGCCCCTGCTACCTGTGGCTGTCCCACCTGTCCCTGGACCTCTGGTCTTGCCTGCCTTAGGCAAGGGTGAGGGGGCCATCACCTCCTCTACCATTATAACAATTGCTGCTGAGGCCCCTATTCTGCCGCTCTCAGCAGAGCCTCCTGCTGCCCCTGCCACCTCTGCTTACACGTGCTTTCGCTGCCTGGAGTGCAAGGAGCAGTGCCGGGACAAGGCTGGCATGGCAGCCCACTTCCAGCAGCTCGGACCTCCTGCCCCTGGGACCACTAGCACT GTGTGCCCAACCTGCCCCATGATGCTCCCCAATGGTTGCAGCTTCAGCGCCCACCAGCGCATGCATAAGAGTCGACCCCCGCACGTCTGTCCCGAGTGTGGGGGCAACTTCCTACAAGCCAATTTTCAGACCCATCTCCGGGAGGCCTGTCTGCATTTCTCTCGCCGTGTAGGATACAG GATGATCTACAAGTGCGGCATGTGTGATACGGTCTACACTCACAAACCCCTCCTCACCTCTCACTTTGACCAGCACGTGCTCCCCCAGCGTGTCAGTGTCTTTAAGTGCCCATCTTGTCCTCTGCTCTTTGCCCAAAAAAGGACCATGCTGGAACATCTCAAG AGCACCCATCAGTCTGGGCACGTGGGGGAGGAGCCTGCTGGGAAAGGAGCTGGGGGTGCCCTTCTGACCCCCAAGACTGAGCCCGAGGAGCTGGCTGTGTCTCAGGGGGGCGCGGCCCCTGCTACTGAGGAATCATCTTCATCTTCAGAGGAGGAGGAACTACCCAGCTCCCCTGAGCGTCCCCGCCCAACCAAACGGCCCCGGCGGGAAGTAGGGAGCAAAGGCATcaagggtgggggtggtggcagcGGTGGCGGcagtggtggtggcggtggtggcgatggtggtggcagtggtggcggTGGCGGCAGCAGCGGCTGGACCTGTGGCCTTTGTCACTCCTGGTTCCCTGAGCGTGATGAATATGTGGCTCACATGAAGAAGGAGCATGGCAAG TCAGTGAAGAAGTTTCCCTGTCGCCTGTGTGAGCGCTCCTTCTGCTCTGCCCCCAGCCTGAGGCGCCACGTCAGAGTCAATCACGAGGGAATCAAGCGAGTGTACCCATGCAG GTATTGCACAGAGGGAAAGCGCACCTTCAGCAGCCGCCTGATCCTGGAGAAACATGTCCAGGTCCGGCATGGCTTGCAGCTTGGGCCCCAGTCCCCTGGCCGGGGGAATGCCCTGGCTCGCGGTCCCGGTGCCAGAGCCCAG GGGACAGGTCGGAAACGCCGCCAGTCTTCTGACTCTTGCAGTGAGGAGCCTGACAGCACAACACCGCCTGCCAAGTCCCCCAGAGGAGGACCCGGGTTGGGAGGCCATGGCCCCCTGCGCTACCGAAGCAGTGGACCGGTGGAACAGAGCCTTGCCATCGGGTTGCGGGTGGGGGGTGGTGCCCAGCAGTGCCTCGACTGTGGCTTGTGCTTTGCCTCTCCTGGCTCCCTGAGCCGGCACCGTTTCATCAGCCACAAGAAGAGACGGGGTGTGAGTAGAGCCGGTGCCCTGGGGCTGGGCGATGGGGAGGAAGAGGCCCCCCCTCTGTCAAAGTCTGACCCAGATGGTGGAGATTCACCCTTGCCTGCTTCTGCAGGCCCTCTGACCTGTAAGGTCTGTGGCAAGAGCTGCGACAGCCCTCTCAACCTCAAGACCCATTTCCGCACGCATGGCATGGCGTTCATCAGGGCTCGGCAAGGGGGCAGTGGGGACAACTAG
- the ZNF687 gene encoding zinc finger protein 687 isoform X1, translating to MGDMKTPDFDDLLAAFDIPDLDANEAIHSGPEESEGPGGPGKPEPSVGSESGDTEAASAGNDRGVPAQASDHGLPQPDISIVSVIVKNTVCPEQSEALAEGSEGDGAQAVGLIKEGSVEPHPMQNGFGGSEPSLPGNPHSPAPPTEGTWKEKAMEGKAPLDLFANFGPEPAEHPDPLPPSAPSPPQEGAVTTPPFPSPFELAPENGPGLLSSGSSPPLGALKQGSCSPPQPQGLAQGASGSSPKAANIPASASPPRVAGVPFFKQSPEHESPPASPKVPSCRPLKEEDDEGPVDKSPRGSPHSPSSGAEAADEDSNDSPASSSSSRPLKVRIKTIKTSCGSITRTVTRVPSDPDPPVPLVEGAFLAEASLLKLSPATPTPEGPKVVSVQLGDGTRLKGTVLPVATIQNASTAMLMAASVARKAVVLPGGTATSPKTIAKNVLSLVPQALSKVEARAGLGTGGQKVNGASVVMVQPSKTATGPGSGAGTVISRTQSSLVEAFNKVLNSKSLLPAYRPNLSPPAEAGLALPPTGYRCLECGDAFSLEKSLARHYDRRSMRIEVTCNHCARRLVFFNKCSLLLHAREHKDKGLIMQCSHLVMRPVALDQMVGQPDITPLLPVAVPPVPGPLVLPALGKGEGAITSSTIITIAAEAPILPLSAEPPAAPATSAYTCFRCLECKEQCRDKAGMAAHFQQLGPPAPGTTSTVCPTCPMMLPNGCSFSAHQRMHKSRPPHVCPECGGNFLQANFQTHLREACLHFSRRVGYRCPSCAVVFGGMNSVKSHIQASHCEVFHKCPICPMAFKSAPSAHAHLYSQHPSFLTQQAKMIYKCGMCDTVYTHKPLLTSHFDQHVLPQRVSVFKCPSCPLLFAQKRTMLEHLKSTHQSGHVGEEPAGKGAGGALLTPKTEPEELAVSQGGAAPATEESSSSSEEEELPSSPERPRPTKRPRREVGSKGIKGGGGGSGGGSGGGGGGDGGGSGGGGGSSGWTCGLCHSWFPERDEYVAHMKKEHGKSVKKFPCRLCERSFCSAPSLRRHVRVNHEGIKRVYPCRYCTEGKRTFSSRLILEKHVQVRHGLQLGPQSPGRGNALARGPGARAQGTGRKRRQSSDSCSEEPDSTTPPAKSPRGGPGLGGHGPLRYRSSGPVEQSLAIGLRVGGGAQQCLDCGLCFASPGSLSRHRFISHKKRRGVSRAGALGLGDGEEEAPPLSKSDPDGGDSPLPASAGPLTCKVCGKSCDSPLNLKTHFRTHGMAFIRARQGGSGDN from the exons ATGGGGGACATGAAGACCCCTGATTTCGATGACCTCCTTGCTGCCTTTGACATCCCTGACCTTGATGCGAATGAAGCCATCCACTCTGGGCCAGAAGAAAGTGAGGGGCCAGGAGGCCCAGGGAAGCCAGAACCCAGTGTGGGAAGCGAATCTGGAGACACAGAAGCAGCCTCTGCTGGGAATGACCGTGGGGTTCCAGCCCAGGCTTCTGACCATGGCCTGCCACAGCCAGACATTTCCATAGTCAGCGTCATAGTCAAGAACACTGTGTGTCCTGAGCAGTCTGAGGCCCTGGCTGAGGGTTCAGAAGGGGACGGGGCCCAGGCTGTGGGGTTGATTAAGGAAGGGTCTGTGGAGCCTCATCCAATGCAAAATGGTTTTGGGGGCTCTGAGCCATCCCTCCCAGGAAACCCTCACTCTCCAGCTCCTCCCACTGAGGGTACCTGGAAAGAAAAAGCCATGGAAGGCAAAGCTCCCTTGGACCTCTTTGCGAATTTTGGGCCCGAGCCAGCGGAGCACCCAGATCCCCTACCTCCATCTGCACCCTCCCCTCCTCAGGAAGGGGCCGTGAccacccctcctttcccctctccctttgAGCTGGCCCCGGAGAATGGCCCAGGCCTGCTGTCATCTGGTTCTTCCCCACCACTGGGGGCCTTGAAACAGGGCAGCTGCAGCCCCCCTCAGCCCCAGGGTCTAGCCCAGGGAGCCTCAGGCTCTAGCCCTAAAGCCGCGAACATCCCTGCCAGCGCCTCGCCTCCCCGGGTTGCTGGAGTGCCCTTCTTCAAGCAGTCTCCAGAGCATGAgagccctcctgcctcccccaaaGTACCTAGCTGTAGGCCCCTGAAGGAAGAAGATGATGAGGGGCCGGTGGACAAGTCTCCCCGGGGAAGTCCCCATAGTCCTTCTAGTGGAGCCGAGGCTGCAGATGAAGACAGCAATGactcccctgcctcctccagctcctctaGGCCTCTTAAAGTGCGGATCAAGACCATTAAGACATCCTGCGGGAGTATCACAAGGACTGTAACCCGGGTCCCCTCAGACCCTGATCCCCCTGTCCCCTTGGTTGAGGGGGCCTTCCTGGCTGAGGCTAGCCTCCTGAAGCTGTCCCCTGCAACACCAACCCCTGAGGGTCCAAAGGTGGTGAGCGTACAGTTGGGTGATGGTACGAGGCTGAAGGGCACCGTGCTCCCTGTGGCCACCATCCAGAACGCCAGTACTGCCATGCTGATGGCAGCCAGTGTGGCCCGCAAAGCTGTGGTTCTGCCTGGGGGGACCGCCACCAGTCCTAAGACGATTGCTAAGAATGTGCTGAGCCTGGTACCCCAAGCCCTGTCCAAGGTTGAGGcgcgggcagggctggggacaggggggcAGAAGGTGAATGGTGCCTCGGTGGTGATGGTGCAGCCTTCAAAGACGGCCACTGGGCCAGGTTCCGGGGCCGGCACGGTGATCTCACGGACCCAGTCCAGCCTGGTGGAGGCCTTCAACAAGGTCCTCAACAGCAAGAGCCTGCTGCCTGCCTACAGGCCAAACCTGAGCCCACCGGCAGAGGCTGGTTTGGCCCTGCCGCCAACGGGCTACCGCTGCCTCGAGTGTGGGGACGCCTTCTCGCTGGAGAAGAGTCTGGCACGGCACTATGACCGCCGGAGCATGCGCATCGAGGTCACCTGCAACCACTGTGCCCGCCGCCTGGTCTTCTTTAACAAGTGCAGTCTGCTCCTGCACGCCCGCGAGCACAAGGACAAGGGCCTCATCATGCAGTGCTCGCATTTGGTCATGAGGCCTGTGGCCCTTGACCAGATGGTGGGGCAGCCGGACATCACGCCCCTGCTACCTGTGGCTGTCCCACCTGTCCCTGGACCTCTGGTCTTGCCTGCCTTAGGCAAGGGTGAGGGGGCCATCACCTCCTCTACCATTATAACAATTGCTGCTGAGGCCCCTATTCTGCCGCTCTCAGCAGAGCCTCCTGCTGCCCCTGCCACCTCTGCTTACACGTGCTTTCGCTGCCTGGAGTGCAAGGAGCAGTGCCGGGACAAGGCTGGCATGGCAGCCCACTTCCAGCAGCTCGGACCTCCTGCCCCTGGGACCACTAGCACT GTGTGCCCAACCTGCCCCATGATGCTCCCCAATGGTTGCAGCTTCAGCGCCCACCAGCGCATGCATAAGAGTCGACCCCCGCACGTCTGTCCCGAGTGTGGGGGCAACTTCCTACAAGCCAATTTTCAGACCCATCTCCGGGAGGCCTGTCTGCATTTCTCTCGCCGTGTAGGATACAG GTGCCCCAGCTGTGCAGTGGTGTTTGGGGGTATGAATTCTGTCAAGTCCCACATCCAGGCGTCGCACTGCGAGGTTTTCCACAAGTGCCCCATCTGCCCCATGGCCTTCAAGTCTGCACCCAGCGCCCATGCCCACCTCTACAGCCAGCATCCTAGCTTCCTCACGCAGCAGGCCAA GATGATCTACAAGTGCGGCATGTGTGATACGGTCTACACTCACAAACCCCTCCTCACCTCTCACTTTGACCAGCACGTGCTCCCCCAGCGTGTCAGTGTCTTTAAGTGCCCATCTTGTCCTCTGCTCTTTGCCCAAAAAAGGACCATGCTGGAACATCTCAAG AGCACCCATCAGTCTGGGCACGTGGGGGAGGAGCCTGCTGGGAAAGGAGCTGGGGGTGCCCTTCTGACCCCCAAGACTGAGCCCGAGGAGCTGGCTGTGTCTCAGGGGGGCGCGGCCCCTGCTACTGAGGAATCATCTTCATCTTCAGAGGAGGAGGAACTACCCAGCTCCCCTGAGCGTCCCCGCCCAACCAAACGGCCCCGGCGGGAAGTAGGGAGCAAAGGCATcaagggtgggggtggtggcagcGGTGGCGGcagtggtggtggcggtggtggcgatggtggtggcagtggtggcggTGGCGGCAGCAGCGGCTGGACCTGTGGCCTTTGTCACTCCTGGTTCCCTGAGCGTGATGAATATGTGGCTCACATGAAGAAGGAGCATGGCAAG TCAGTGAAGAAGTTTCCCTGTCGCCTGTGTGAGCGCTCCTTCTGCTCTGCCCCCAGCCTGAGGCGCCACGTCAGAGTCAATCACGAGGGAATCAAGCGAGTGTACCCATGCAG GTATTGCACAGAGGGAAAGCGCACCTTCAGCAGCCGCCTGATCCTGGAGAAACATGTCCAGGTCCGGCATGGCTTGCAGCTTGGGCCCCAGTCCCCTGGCCGGGGGAATGCCCTGGCTCGCGGTCCCGGTGCCAGAGCCCAG GGGACAGGTCGGAAACGCCGCCAGTCTTCTGACTCTTGCAGTGAGGAGCCTGACAGCACAACACCGCCTGCCAAGTCCCCCAGAGGAGGACCCGGGTTGGGAGGCCATGGCCCCCTGCGCTACCGAAGCAGTGGACCGGTGGAACAGAGCCTTGCCATCGGGTTGCGGGTGGGGGGTGGTGCCCAGCAGTGCCTCGACTGTGGCTTGTGCTTTGCCTCTCCTGGCTCCCTGAGCCGGCACCGTTTCATCAGCCACAAGAAGAGACGGGGTGTGAGTAGAGCCGGTGCCCTGGGGCTGGGCGATGGGGAGGAAGAGGCCCCCCCTCTGTCAAAGTCTGACCCAGATGGTGGAGATTCACCCTTGCCTGCTTCTGCAGGCCCTCTGACCTGTAAGGTCTGTGGCAAGAGCTGCGACAGCCCTCTCAACCTCAAGACCCATTTCCGCACGCATGGCATGGCGTTCATCAGGGCTCGGCAAGGGGGCAGTGGGGACAACTAG